A segment of the Vitis riparia cultivar Riparia Gloire de Montpellier isolate 1030 unplaced genomic scaffold, EGFV_Vit.rip_1.0 scaffold742_pilon_pilon, whole genome shotgun sequence genome:
CGATATAGcatggtaattaattaaattaatgtaactgaatttattaaaatttgtcatAAGTATGATATCCTAACATACCTCAATTGAgtaattaagtttaattaagTAACCTTTCTCATATATAGGATATAGTATGATGCCTTAATTACATATACAACACGTGAATTGATGAAACTCTCTACTAAGTATGAAATGGTATGAATACATAAAGacaataaatttatgaaagaaCATTaagatatgtaaatattatcaataaattaatgaaagaaCATTaagatatgtaaatattatcaatcaaagccAAATCTCCACTGTATATTTTGTTAAGTTAAACATATATCAATTGAAATGGGTGTAATAATCCACATTAGGCTGATTTTCCCTCTTGCCTATAAATGTTGTATTTAATGTCACCTAACAAATTATGCAAAAAAGGCAACCTTCAACCACCAAATGTACCATTATGGTGGTTGTTTTGCTACATGTGGcaacatattaaaatatgcAATAACTTCATGCACCAACCACATATAAAAGTTAGTATATATTTGGGAGGCAACATACTCTAAGGAGTCTAGAGAGTGAATGTGGTCTTCTATAAAGTAGAGCATAGCTTACAAAAAACACATCCGGAAGACAATTTTGCAGGTGAAGCTGGAGGTCACTTGCACTTTCCATTTTGAAGGTATGATCATGAACTTCATAAAGATTTGATATACAAAAGccataaaattttgtataaaactGAATTGCCTCTACTTTTGAAATGATGggaaaattatttccaaacCCTAATAACAGGTAATGTaataatatgtaatgattttaaaaagtgtggATTGTGATTGTCTAACTTACTTTGTTACTATTTTGCATGAAATGACTTTTAAAATGGTGAATTCATGGGGAAATACACACGTGTGCAGTGTATACCGGTGGAAgaatttctcaaccggttgaattATTTCTCAACCGGTGTGAATGTTTCCTCAGCCGGTAGACactgcaaagtgggaaatttttaaaaataaacaccaaTAGGTCGACCCAATTGAAACCGGTCGAATTGCTTATGGCAACTTCCATTAACAAACTTGAGAATGGATGACGTATCTGATTTTGGTATATCTTCAATCTAATTTACTAGTTCATActcatttgactttttttaatgcatttatatatagattaaataattttaaaatacgtaagtttgtatttaattttaagccATATATCGTTTGCTTTAATATTTTGTCTGGTGAAGAaaatcctcaaccggttgaggaaaaTTCCTGAACCAGTTGAGGAAGttgctcaaccggttgaggatttttttcaccagtggctaccggttgaggaattttctcaaccggttgaggaattttcctCAACCGGTAGACACTGGTGAAAAAAGCTTCAACCGGTTGATACAAGgaggtcgaccggttgagcaACTTCCTCAACCGATTGATACCCATCTTCACCCGGTTGCCAATGGTTAAAAAACCATCAACTGATTGAGAAAATCTGTCAACCAGTTTGCTATATTTGTCAACCGGTTCCCACTGGTCAAATCATTCgtcaaccggttgagacaaTTAGATTGGTATATCTTCAATCTAATTTACTAGTTCATActcatttgactttttttaatgcatttatatatagattaaataaatttaaaataagtaagtttgtatttaattttaagccATATATCGTTTGCTTTAATATTTTGTcataaaacaactaaatattccaaaataatttgtcttttcttagtactttttaggaaccatacataacctaaaatatttaaaaacaacactttttttttttttttgtgtagaTACTTGTTGGAACAAGCCTAGCGTAATGTATTTTAAAAGTACGACAAAGAAGGGAAAACAGAACGTCAAATCCCATAGACctcattatttgatcatttcaattatgttgaagaattgtacttaagcaaaacaaaaatttaaatgtactacaaaagagaattaaggaaaagtgaaacttgtttttacaaatataatataatagtgAGGAATATGAGATTTGTTGGTTTATGGAGCGTTAGGACCACTTGTTTGCTTTCTTGTATGTTCCAATGGTTGGACCACTTCCTCCTTGAATGTTCCAAATTGTTTGATCCCCACAATAAttaatatgtttgtttttttatatagatgatatatttaagaatataaagtATTGtgtaaaatattagaatatttttatacatttttaaaatatactataTGACTTTATTATAGTAATTATGGTATGCATTGTACATATAGTTAATaatatcagcttcattttatacatatagagagaaattgaatgtgtaacaaataatcatatttaactaataatgaatttgaagtagtatataaaaataaaatatttagaatccattaaattataaattttcatttgcatAACCTATTTATTATATTACCCTATTTTCTCGGAAGCCTTAGTTTTTTTAAGAGAGTGGGTAAAACAAACACATAAGAAATATGCTTTCGTAACTAAATTTTCAGGTgagattaaataatataatggatatgttatagttttttattaatgttGATTATTGGGCCTGGGCTTATACAAAAACTATTGTcaaatgaaaacattgaaaaggTAAATGCGTAAGacccatatttttaaatatcttatgTGGACTTTATcgtaaataatatatcaatcaATATGACAGTGATAGGATAATTTGTTAAGGTATTATGGAGACACTTTTTGACAGAATTTATGAAATGTAGGTGATGCAATCGGTGATGGAGAAAACAATCAATCAGGAGTTTGAAGTGAAAGCGGAGGACGTTGTCAATGACGATGCATATACAGGTGGAACTTACAGGCTGGGTGGAAATGGTTGGGAAGAGAAAGTGTTGAAGGGTATTTCAGTGGAAGAAGTATGCAAAATGCAATTTGCTTGCATAGACGAGGCTGaaacattttacaacatgttagcAAAACTAACCGGATTTAGTATTCGAAAATATGATTTGAAGCGAGACAAGAATGGAGATATAATATCTCGAAAGTGGGTGTGTTCCAAAGAAGGACATCGAGCGGCAAAGTTTATTGAGAATGACAACCGACAGCGTGAGCCACGATTGTTGACTAGAGTTGGATGTGAAGCTGCATTTCGTGTAGGCTTGAATAGGAAAGATGGAAAGTGGATTGTAAAGGAATTTATAGAgatcataatcataatttggTCGATGCTATCAACACACAATTCCTTCGGTCTCATCGAACAGTAAGTAATCCAGATAAGGCACAAGTTGATGTTTTGCGTAAAGTAGGTGTTAAAACCACACAAATTATGGACTATATGGTCAAACAATCAGGGGGACATGAGCACGTCGGTTTCACacaaaaagatatatacaatcacgttgatgcaatgcgtagaaGTGAAATTAAAGACGGTGATGCAGAAGCGGCATTAGCTTATTTGTGTGGAAAGGCAGAAatggattcttcatttttttataaattcaacatTGATGAAGAAAGTCGACTAGCAAATTTGTTTTGGGCTAATTCAACTGCTCGAATGGATTATGCGTGTTTTGGAGATGTCCTAGCATTTGACACAACCTATAGGATAAATGCCTATAAAAAGCCTCTAGTAGTGTTGGTCGGTGTTAATCATCACCACCAAACTATTGTATTTGGTTGTGCGTTATTGATAGATGAAAGTGTTGGGACATATGAATGGGTGTTGGAGAAATTTCTTGAGGCAATGATGAATAAGAAACCCATATCTGTTGTAACCGATGGGGATAAAGCTATGCGTAAGGCAATTAAAAAAGTATTACCCGATACGTGTCATCGATTGTGTTCATGGCATTTGCAACGAAATGCATTCACGAATGTGCATATTAAGGACTTCTCAAGCCTATTTGCAAGGTGCATGTTCATGCATGGGaatgaagaagaatttgaaaaggttTGGCATGAAATGGTTGCAAATTTGGGACTTAATGAGAATCGTTGGGTGACCGAGATATATGGGAAACGTAAAAGATGGGCAGAGGCGTATTTACGTGGAAATTTCTTTGGAGGGATGAGAACCACACaaaggtgtgagagtatgaatgcatatctaaatagattcttaaaaattCGCTTGCGACTGTATGAGTTTGTACAACAATTTGATAGAGCCATAATGAGAATACGGCAAAACGAGGCAAAGGCAGAGTTCGAGTCGAACAATTCTTCACCCGTGCTTTCAACCAAACTATccataattgaaaatcatgctGCGACGGTATACACGAAAGAATCTTTCCTTAAATTTCGTGAGGAGATGAAAAATGTAGAGTTATTCTTTGTGTTAGGTCTTGTAAGTGATCATTCAATGCGGGCATACACATTATCTAAGTTTAGACACCCGAACTTAAATTGGGAAGTACAATTTTGCCCGGATattgtaacattaaaatgctcATGCATGATGTTTGAGTCAATTGGCATCCCATGTTGCCACATGGTGGTGGTTATGAAGGTGGAGCATTTGGAAGAGATTCTCAATCATGTATTATGAAGAGGTGGACAAAGTTAGCAAAGGTGTATACAAGATCAGTACCAATGAATGAGACGGATAACGACATGGATCGGTTTGTACGATATGGTTCATTGAGTTTGATGTGCAACAAGCTCTCCTACTTTGCGTCagatacatcatcctcatttaTAGAGgccaaaaatgaaatacaaaatttgacggcgagaatggaggaactctataactataatttgaaagggaagaaaataacaGCAGATGGAGTGACAGGCACTAACCAAGTTCGTGATCCAAATATTGTGAAGACTAAAGGGAATCCAGGCAAAGTGGCAATGAATGTTCAAAAGGGAAGAAGATGTAGTCGTTGTAAAAGAGTGGGTCACACAATTCGAAAGTGTCCAGAAGCTACAATCTCTCAAAATGCTCAGCCGGGTTATATGGTATgtcatattcaataaaaaattgcccctgagattaatttttgtagttGTACTTACATAAATGACTAACATAATTGTTTTGATGGCATTATGAGTATGTAGGAGGAAACTAATTTGTCTTCCCAATGTGacattcaaatggaaatgatgCCTTCGACAAATTCAACAGTTGACATTTTTGCAACCATACATGTATGTACAATAGGCTTGTTATATAATTTCCAAACATTGATAACatctaattcaataataattgacaacacttaattattgaaaaatgcaGGGAATGTTAGGGGAGCATTTGTCGAATGACCGATTTGACATGTACATAGATTGTGGTGAACTTAATAATGTAAGATCGGGAATAAAGAAACACTTTTGACATGAATTTGAGCTatgcattatttaatgattaggtttaattaattggaatggAATTGGACAACtgaaaaaaacaatggaatgtGCATGTGCAGATAGCAGGATTTCAGcaacatgaacaaaatatgaCAACACCATGTCAAGGTGGGGAtccaaacaaatatccaaatgaaaaggatatgcaaccttttttttattccttaacgGAGTAAGGGATGGTAGGTATTAAATCAGTATTTTTATTAGTTGACGTTATCACTTCCAGTAATGTGTACTTTGAACTTTACTATttaatgaaaagtttgaattttgatcaaGAGTCAAGTTGATTGATAGAATGCAATATCCTctacatttataatttaattgataaCAAGTGATAAAATGATTGGTAAATGGAGAAACCGATTCATTTATATCATGTCGAATAACCGGGTGAGGTTTTTTTtcaccagtggctaccggttgaggaattttctcaaccggttgaggaattttcttcAACCGGTACCCACTGGTGAAAAaaatcctcaaccggttgaggctTTTTTTCACCAGTggcaaccggttgagaaatttTCTCacccggttgaggaattttcctCAACCGGTAGACACTGGTGAAAAATCTTCGACCGGTTGAAATAAGGAGGTCGACCAGTTGAGTCGACCGGTTGCTTCTAGTTAAAATACACTCAACCGGTTGAGCacattcctcaaccggttgatacCCATCTTCACCCAGTTGCCACTGGTTAAAAAACCATCAACCGATTGAGAAAATCCGTCAACCAGTTTGCTATATTTGTCAACCGGTTCCCACTAGTCAAATCATTCgtcaaccggttgagacaatttcttcattgatcAACCGCTTTCCACAACTCAAAAAATTGATCACTCCCTTTAGAAAAATCTTCAATCACTCAATTGAACGCCGACACCGGGTCATTctgcatccaaaattgtttGAGGTGGTTGGGACAAATCCTGAACAAGTTCACACTGCATCCATAGGGTCATTATCCATATGAGGAATGTTCTCAACCGGTAGGCATAATGCGTATGCCTATGAAAAGTGGAGTTAGCTAAATCGTTGGACTGGTTCTTACCGGCTGAACGTCATTCGTCAACCGGTCTACTAATGTACgaactatatatttttagcatagataaatgaatatttacaaaTCTGATTAGGTTAAAGATCATACAAAATCACACATGTCGAACATGAATGATaccaatatattacaatttcattttgcctaccatattgaaagaagagtatttggatattcaaataaaatggacTTAATCATTAATAATGTATGGTCATCGAATCTCACGACTTCCCAATAAACATGACCATATGTGGAGatggaaatgataaatattagaaaaataacaaatatcataataataattttttcattgctcGTGTCGACGTCTTTGTACAAACAATAGCCacaatggtttgtttttctctatttccctCGTGTAAAACTAAATCACATGCTATTTCTCGACGTATTTTAGCAGAATTACAAAAGTCGGATCTCGTCATCGAATCACCATTTTTGAATCTCTGCATATGTCTAATGACATGCACTCCACAGTCCCacctaagaaagagaaaagaaaagcaaaacaactTATTGAATGGTTGTCTAATTATACAtcagaaaaagaatattaatgtgAGTTATGTATTCATACTAACCCATTATCTTGGGTCGGAATCGAAGGAGCCCAATCAATGGAGAATTGGGAGACATCTTTCCCTATGTCATACATTTGAAGAACGTTTGacaaaattcaacctaatttattttgaaagtggttaataaatatagaagagaaaaaaaaaaccaaataaaaaggaaaacaaaaaggagaaagCATACCACTTTTTTCACACTCTTAAACCGGAACTCGTCCCAACTCTTCGATcgtaatgaatccaaaatttggatatcAAAGTCTTTGAAGTCAATGACGCACAGATACCAATGACTAGGGCAATCGTCATGCATTGGAATAAATAGCTGTAAAGGtaggaaaacaatatatatgagttgggccacaaaaaatatagtatattatAGGTGAAAACGATATCTActctaaatttcatatattcaattaaacattacaaataattactaaCCTTCTCGCAATCATCTAATTTGCTAATGTACTTACGATGGATGTTTTTCTATCGAAAAAAGGATGAGGACTCCCGGACAAAATCATTTgctaataagaaaacataatacgaacattagtatattgtacttaatatgtaagtaaacaacaagagaaatatgagcttactgaaaatgtcgtgggaagatagcatcttatacttcgtatgcctatgaattgtctttcaaaataatttagctttgaggcttctagatttattacctgttgttgaacaataacttcaataaatttatttaactaatatagcacgcatttgatataaatgaagtaGGTACGTACAACATCCATCAAATTTTGTCTAGGACGTAAGCACTGAAAATCTCCACGAACTCCATGTTCATGACCAAAGTCAACAAGAACctcactaaaataataatatgttcaaACAAACTTGAATAAATTGGAAGCATATGAAGGCTAAAATTGTAACAACACATCTATGAATGTTCTAGACACGACAAACCTTTTTGACAATGCTctattgaaaacataatcagcgacaagagattgaagtacattgaatgattgagtatccaccacgtcttcaggaatggacatggggattgactaaatcgaaaacaagacataattattaactatatatgttaagtatcaaaaataagaacaatgatattaaactatttgtATTATACCTCTGATGCTTCGTGTTTTaccatcttccttaaattgtGTATAAACGGGGAGACCTTGAATTTACTTGGTTTCCTCTCCCTTGATGTACgtgttttcatgacatgattaggataaccacatagtgctcgtaatggttcctaatatggaaaatgtcattaatatacatctatttactatgtaatggttaagtagttgtaaagaaaataattttttcttttatatgatacatacctttccataatctcttctactccttttgattggaagtggtaaaatattttgattttcgtctggaatgatatgcacttcaattgatgtagcacatgcatcttcattcttttcattcaagTCCTCGGTGCATAACTTCTCATTTGACAAAGTGTGAAGATAAtgttcattcacattcatattGTTCGTATCTTCCAAACTTTTCTCGCATGAGAGAATGTCATTCTTCGTTCCTTCCTCGTGCATTCTCAAAGGTTTTCCGCTTGACCTAAGGAAGAGACCTTTCAGTGTAGTATAATTCTCCTCAAATTTA
Coding sequences within it:
- the LOC117910438 gene encoding protein FAR1-RELATED SEQUENCE 5-like, translated to MRRSEIKDGDAEAALAYLCGKAEMDSSFFYKFNIDEESRLANLFWANSTARMDYACFGDVLAFDTTYRINAYKKPLVVLVGVNHHHQTIVFGCALLIDESVGTYEWVLEKFLEAMMNKKPISVVTDGDKAMRKAIKKVLPDTCHRLCSWHLQRNAFTNVHIKDFSSLFARCMFMHGNEEEFEKVWHEMVANLGLNENRWVTEIYGKRKRWAEAYLRGNFFGGMRTTQRCESMNAYLNRFLKIRLRLYEFVQQFDRAIMRIRQNEAKAEFESNNSSPVLSTKLSIIENHAATEETNLSSQCDIQMEMMPSTNSTVDIFATIHGMLGEHLSNDRFDMYIDCGELNNVRSGIKKHF